A window of the Streptomyces sp. Ag109_O5-10 genome harbors these coding sequences:
- a CDS encoding ABC transporter ATP-binding protein — translation MAGPMGRMMAGGGPDQRSMDFKNSGKRLVARFEPERLTIYVLLFCVVASVALNVIGPKILGRATDLVFAGVIGKQMPAGTTKEQVLAGMHARGQDTVADMLKSTDFTPGKGIDFGQVGDVLLFALCTYVVAGLLMAVATRLVNRSVNRTMYRLREDVQAKLSRLPLSYFDKRQRGEVLSRATNDIDNIGQTLQQSMGQLINSLLTIIGVLAVMFWVSWILALVALVTVPLSFLVATRIGKRSQPHFVQQWRSTGKLNAHVEEMYTGHTLVKVFGRQEESAQQFAEQNEALYEAGFKAQFNSGIMQPLMMFVSNLNYVLVAVVGGLRVASGALSIGDVQAFIQYSRQFSMPLTQVASMANLVQSGVASAERIFELLDAEEQKADPVPGERPAELRGRVALEHVSFRYDPEKPLIEDLSLTVEPGHTVAIVGPTGAGKTTLVNLLMRFYDVSGGRITLDGVDVSRMSRDELRAGIGMVLQDTWLFGGSIADNIAYGASREVTRGEIEEAARAAHADRFVRTLPDGYDTVIDDEGTGVSAGEKQLITIARAFLSDPTILVLDEATSSVDTRTEVLIQKAMAKLADGRTSFVIAHRLSTIRDADTILVMENGSIVEQGAHAELLAADGAYARLYKAQFAQAVAEVD, via the coding sequence ATGGCCGGGCCCATGGGACGCATGATGGCCGGGGGCGGCCCCGACCAGCGCTCGATGGACTTCAAGAACTCGGGCAAACGGCTCGTCGCCCGGTTCGAACCCGAACGGCTCACGATCTACGTACTGCTGTTCTGCGTGGTCGCGAGCGTCGCCCTCAACGTGATCGGCCCCAAGATCCTCGGCAGGGCCACCGACCTGGTCTTCGCCGGTGTCATCGGCAAGCAGATGCCCGCCGGGACCACCAAGGAGCAGGTCCTTGCGGGCATGCACGCGCGCGGCCAGGACACGGTCGCCGACATGCTCAAGAGCACCGACTTCACCCCGGGCAAGGGCATCGACTTCGGTCAGGTCGGCGACGTCCTGCTCTTCGCGCTCTGCACGTACGTCGTCGCCGGCCTGCTGATGGCGGTGGCGACCCGGCTCGTCAACCGGTCCGTCAACCGCACGATGTACCGGCTGCGCGAGGACGTCCAGGCGAAGCTGTCCCGGCTGCCGCTCTCCTACTTCGACAAGCGGCAGCGCGGCGAGGTGCTCTCCCGCGCCACCAACGACATCGACAACATCGGCCAGACCCTCCAGCAGTCGATGGGCCAGCTCATCAACTCGCTGCTCACCATCATCGGCGTGCTCGCGGTGATGTTCTGGGTGTCCTGGATCCTGGCGCTGGTGGCCCTGGTCACCGTGCCGCTCTCCTTCCTGGTCGCCACCCGCATCGGCAAGCGCTCGCAGCCGCACTTCGTGCAGCAGTGGCGCTCCACCGGCAAGCTGAACGCCCACGTCGAGGAGATGTACACCGGGCACACCCTGGTGAAGGTGTTCGGCCGGCAGGAGGAGTCGGCGCAGCAGTTCGCCGAGCAGAACGAGGCGCTGTACGAGGCCGGGTTCAAGGCGCAGTTCAACAGCGGGATCATGCAGCCGCTGATGATGTTCGTGTCGAACCTGAACTACGTGCTGGTGGCGGTCGTCGGCGGTCTGCGGGTCGCGTCCGGCGCGCTGTCCATCGGTGACGTGCAGGCCTTCATCCAGTACTCCCGGCAGTTCTCGATGCCGCTGACCCAGGTCGCCTCCATGGCCAACCTGGTGCAGTCCGGTGTCGCCTCCGCCGAGCGGATCTTCGAACTCCTCGACGCGGAGGAGCAGAAGGCCGACCCGGTCCCCGGCGAGCGCCCCGCCGAACTGCGCGGCCGGGTCGCCCTGGAGCACGTCTCCTTCCGGTACGACCCGGAGAAGCCGCTCATCGAGGACCTCTCCCTCACGGTGGAACCGGGCCACACGGTCGCGATCGTCGGCCCGACGGGCGCCGGCAAGACGACGCTCGTCAATCTGCTGATGCGGTTCTACGACGTCTCCGGCGGCCGGATCACCCTCGACGGCGTCGACGTCAGCCGCATGTCCCGGGACGAACTCCGCGCCGGGATCGGCATGGTGCTCCAGGACACCTGGCTCTTCGGCGGCTCCATCGCGGACAACATCGCGTACGGCGCCTCGCGCGAGGTCACCCGCGGCGAGATCGAGGAGGCGGCGCGGGCGGCCCACGCGGACCGGTTCGTCCGTACCCTCCCCGACGGCTACGACACGGTCATCGACGACGAGGGCACGGGCGTCAGCGCCGGTGAGAAGCAGCTCATCACCATCGCGCGCGCGTTCCTGTCCGACCCGACGATCCTCGTCCTCGACGAGGCGACGTCGTCGGTCGACACCCGTACCGAGGTCCTGATCCAGAAGGCGATGGCCAAACTGGCGGACGGGCGGACGTCGTTCGTGATCGCGCACCGCCTCTCGACGATCCGGGACGCGGACACCATCCTCGTGATGGAGAACGGCTCGATCGTGGAACAGGGCGCGCACGCCGAGCTGCTGGCGGCGGACGGGGCGTACGCACGGCTGTACAAGGCGCAGTTCGCGCAGGCGGTGGCCGAGGTGGACTGA
- a CDS encoding ABC transporter ATP-binding protein, which produces MLIRLLRTYLRPYRKPISILVLLQFLQTCATLYLPTLNAHIIDNGVVKGDTDYILSFGALMIGISLAQVVCNVGAVYYGARTASALGRDVRAAVFDRVQSFSAREVGHFGAPSLITRTTNDVQQVQMLVLMSFTLMASAPIMCVGGIVLALGLDVPLSGVLVAVVPLLGISVTLIVRRLRPLFRAMQVRLDTVNRVLREQITGNRVIRAFVRDEYEQGRFGKANKDLTQMQLATGNMLALMFPIVMTTVNVSSIAVVWFGAHRIDSGGMAIGDLTAFLAYLMQIVMSVMMATFMFMMVPRAEVCAERIEEVLDTESSVVPPLAPVTELRRHGHLEIRAAGFRYPGAEEPVLKAVDLVARPGEVTAVIGSTGSGKSTLLGLVARLFDATDGQVLVDGEDVSGLDPKLLAQTVGMVPQKPYLFAGTVATNLRYGNPDATDEELWHALEVAQAKGFVERLEGGLNAPIAQGGTNVSGGQRQRLAIARTLVQRPEIYLFDDSFSALDYATDAALRAALARETAEATVVIVAQRVATIRDADRIVVLDEGRVVGTGRHHELMAGNETYREIVLSQLTEAEAA; this is translated from the coding sequence GTGCTCATACGACTTCTGCGGACCTATCTCAGGCCCTACAGGAAACCCATCTCCATCCTGGTGCTGCTGCAGTTCCTGCAGACCTGCGCCACTCTCTACCTGCCCACGCTCAACGCCCACATCATCGACAACGGCGTCGTGAAGGGTGACACGGATTACATCCTGTCCTTCGGCGCCCTGATGATCGGCATCTCGCTCGCTCAGGTGGTGTGCAACGTCGGTGCCGTCTACTACGGCGCCAGGACCGCGTCCGCGCTCGGCCGGGACGTACGTGCCGCCGTCTTCGACCGGGTGCAGTCCTTCTCCGCACGTGAGGTGGGTCACTTCGGGGCGCCCTCGCTCATCACCCGTACGACCAATGACGTACAGCAGGTCCAGATGCTGGTCCTGATGTCGTTCACCCTGATGGCGTCGGCGCCCATCATGTGTGTCGGCGGCATCGTGCTCGCCCTCGGCCTGGATGTCCCGCTGTCCGGGGTGCTGGTCGCCGTCGTACCCCTGCTGGGGATCAGCGTGACGCTGATCGTGCGGCGGCTGCGGCCGCTGTTCCGGGCCATGCAGGTGCGGCTGGACACGGTGAACCGGGTGCTGCGCGAGCAGATCACCGGCAACCGGGTGATCCGCGCGTTCGTCCGCGACGAGTACGAGCAGGGCCGGTTCGGGAAGGCCAACAAGGACCTGACCCAGATGCAGCTGGCCACCGGCAACATGCTGGCGCTGATGTTCCCGATCGTCATGACGACGGTGAACGTCTCGTCGATCGCCGTGGTCTGGTTCGGTGCGCACCGCATCGACAGCGGCGGCATGGCGATCGGTGACCTGACGGCGTTCCTCGCCTATCTCATGCAGATCGTGATGTCCGTGATGATGGCCACCTTCATGTTCATGATGGTGCCGCGCGCGGAGGTCTGCGCCGAGCGCATCGAGGAGGTCCTGGACACCGAGTCCAGCGTCGTCCCGCCGCTCGCGCCGGTCACCGAGCTGCGCCGGCACGGCCATCTGGAGATCCGGGCCGCCGGGTTCCGCTACCCGGGTGCCGAGGAGCCGGTGCTCAAGGCCGTCGACCTGGTCGCCCGGCCCGGCGAGGTGACCGCCGTGATCGGCTCCACCGGCAGCGGCAAGTCCACCCTGCTCGGGCTGGTCGCGCGCCTCTTCGACGCCACCGACGGCCAGGTGCTCGTGGACGGCGAGGACGTCTCGGGCCTCGACCCGAAGCTGCTCGCGCAGACCGTCGGCATGGTCCCGCAGAAGCCGTACCTGTTCGCCGGCACCGTGGCGACCAACCTCCGCTACGGCAACCCGGACGCCACCGACGAGGAGTTGTGGCACGCGCTGGAGGTGGCGCAGGCCAAGGGCTTCGTGGAGAGGCTGGAGGGCGGGCTGAACGCGCCCATCGCCCAGGGCGGCACCAACGTCTCCGGCGGCCAGCGCCAGCGCCTCGCCATCGCCCGCACGCTCGTGCAGCGCCCGGAGATCTACCTCTTCGACGACTCCTTCTCCGCCCTGGACTACGCGACCGACGCCGCCCTGCGCGCCGCGCTCGCCCGGGAGACGGCCGAGGCGACCGTCGTCATCGTCGCCCAGCGGGTGGCGACCATCAGAGACGCCGACCGGATCGTCGTCCTCGACGAGGGACGCGTCGTCGGCACCGGCCGCCACCACGAACTCATGGCCGGCAACGAGACCTACCGGGAGATCGTGCTCTCCCAGCTCACGGAAGCGGAGGCTGCCTGA
- a CDS encoding FGGY-family carbohydrate kinase has translation MGIVAGLDSSPDFTRIVVCDTDTGAVLRQGYAPHPVDTPDGAARPSDVDPQAWLLSLGEAAGGGLLEGVQAIGVSAQQNALVPLDAQGNTVRPAIVGGDKRAQVAAADLVDALGGREAWAQAVGCVPQAAQPVTKLRWLARTEPENARRTAVLLQAHDWLVWQLLGRPVRRTTDRGGASGTGYWSAATGGYRPDLVELALGHQAMLPEVIGPSDAAGTTPEGLLISAGTGETMAAAFGLGLGFGDAVVSLGASGSVMAVHTEALADTSGMITSLADATGMHLPVVTTLNAVRALRGTAELLGLTDLEALSDLAMKSTPGSHGLVMLPYLEGERTPNLPHTAGTLAGLRRESMKAEHLARAAFEGMLCGLADALDVLRGRGAEVRRVFLLGQAAELPAVQAAAPMLFGAQVVVPQPADYAAIGAARQAAWALGVSQGTLDPRTPPVWQGAAAQVLEPGDELAVGQAVRQQFISVREQTHPGAFRS, from the coding sequence ATGGGGATAGTCGCCGGGTTGGACAGCTCACCCGATTTCACTCGCATCGTGGTCTGCGACACGGACACGGGTGCGGTGCTCCGCCAGGGATACGCACCGCACCCGGTCGACACGCCGGACGGCGCGGCGCGCCCCAGTGACGTGGACCCGCAGGCCTGGCTGCTCTCCCTCGGCGAGGCCGCCGGCGGCGGGCTCCTGGAGGGTGTGCAGGCCATCGGCGTGTCCGCGCAGCAGAACGCGCTGGTCCCGCTGGACGCCCAGGGCAACACCGTCCGCCCCGCGATCGTCGGCGGCGACAAGCGCGCCCAGGTCGCGGCCGCCGATCTCGTCGACGCGCTGGGCGGCCGGGAGGCCTGGGCGCAGGCGGTGGGGTGCGTGCCGCAGGCCGCGCAGCCCGTCACCAAGCTGCGCTGGCTGGCCAGGACCGAGCCGGAGAACGCCCGGCGGACCGCCGTGCTGCTGCAGGCCCACGACTGGCTGGTGTGGCAGTTGCTCGGGCGGCCGGTCCGGCGGACCACCGATCGCGGCGGGGCCTCCGGGACCGGGTACTGGTCGGCGGCCACCGGCGGCTACCGGCCCGACCTCGTCGAACTCGCCCTGGGACACCAGGCGATGCTGCCCGAGGTGATCGGCCCGTCCGACGCGGCCGGGACCACCCCGGAGGGGCTGCTGATCTCCGCGGGGACCGGCGAGACCATGGCCGCCGCCTTCGGACTGGGACTCGGGTTCGGGGACGCCGTGGTGTCGCTCGGCGCCTCGGGTTCCGTGATGGCCGTGCACACCGAGGCGCTCGCCGACACCTCCGGGATGATCACCTCGCTCGCCGACGCGACCGGCATGCACCTGCCGGTGGTCACCACCCTCAACGCCGTACGGGCCCTGCGCGGCACCGCCGAACTGCTCGGGCTGACCGATCTGGAGGCCCTGTCCGACCTGGCGATGAAGTCCACGCCCGGCTCGCACGGGCTGGTCATGCTGCCGTACCTGGAGGGCGAGCGGACGCCGAACCTGCCGCACACCGCCGGGACGCTGGCCGGGCTGCGCCGGGAGTCGATGAAGGCGGAGCACCTCGCGCGGGCCGCCTTCGAGGGCATGCTGTGCGGGCTCGCCGACGCGCTGGACGTGCTCCGTGGCCGGGGTGCCGAGGTGCGGCGGGTCTTCCTGCTGGGGCAGGCCGCCGAACTGCCGGCCGTGCAGGCGGCGGCGCCGATGCTGTTCGGCGCGCAGGTCGTCGTACCGCAGCCCGCGGACTACGCGGCGATCGGGGCCGCGCGGCAGGCGGCCTGGGCGCTCGGCGTCTCGCAGGGGACGCTGGACCCGCGCACACCGCCGGTGTGGCAGGGCGCGGCGGCGCAGGTCCTGGAACCCGGGGACGAACTGGCCGTCGGGCAGGCGGTGCGGCAGCAGTTCATCTCGGTACGGGAGCAGACCCATCCGGGGGCGTTCCGGTCGTAA
- a CDS encoding alcohol dehydrogenase catalytic domain-containing protein — protein MPKAITLTDFGGPDVLLWTDVPLPQPGEGQIRVKVKAAGVGPTDLALRSGRLKAFSLRRNAVLGFEVAGTVDAVGPGVNGTQIGEEVSALLFDLGGYAEYAVASMWVAKPPSVPWAAAASLPASAEAAAGVLRQLAVKTGDTLLVLGGGGAVGLIATQLAVAQGIKVVSAVGERDDALVTSLGATPVRYGAKLVDAVRRVGAVGFAFDASGKGMLADAIALTGAADWVITLSDPAAADFGVTLSHPSPKRAPHALKDTMAMLAQGRLRLREYRTMRMQDADEAHRLLEGGQVHERFVLTL, from the coding sequence ATGCCAAAAGCGATCACGCTGACCGACTTCGGCGGCCCTGACGTCCTGCTATGGACTGATGTCCCGCTTCCCCAGCCGGGCGAGGGGCAGATCAGGGTGAAGGTGAAAGCCGCGGGCGTCGGCCCGACCGACCTCGCCCTGCGGTCGGGCCGACTCAAGGCCTTTTCGCTACGGCGGAACGCCGTACTCGGCTTCGAGGTAGCCGGCACTGTCGACGCAGTCGGGCCCGGAGTGAACGGAACGCAGATCGGCGAAGAAGTGTCGGCACTGCTTTTCGACCTTGGTGGATACGCTGAATACGCGGTTGCCTCGATGTGGGTCGCGAAGCCACCTTCCGTCCCGTGGGCGGCCGCAGCCTCTCTGCCCGCCTCGGCGGAGGCGGCAGCGGGGGTTCTGCGACAGCTGGCGGTGAAGACGGGCGACACACTGCTGGTGCTCGGTGGTGGCGGGGCCGTCGGCTTGATCGCAACCCAGTTGGCTGTCGCTCAGGGCATCAAAGTGGTGAGTGCCGTAGGCGAGCGGGACGACGCACTGGTCACGTCCCTGGGTGCCACGCCCGTACGCTACGGCGCGAAGCTGGTAGACGCGGTCAGGCGTGTCGGGGCTGTCGGCTTCGCGTTCGACGCCTCTGGCAAGGGAATGCTGGCGGACGCGATCGCGCTGACCGGAGCCGCCGACTGGGTGATCACCTTGTCCGATCCCGCTGCGGCGGACTTCGGTGTCACGCTGTCACATCCCAGTCCCAAGCGGGCTCCTCACGCGTTGAAGGACACCATGGCCATGTTGGCGCAGGGGCGGCTCAGGCTGCGGGAGTACAGAACCATGCGCATGCAAGACGCCGACGAGGCGCACCGTCTGCTCGAAGGCGGTCAGGTGCACGAGCGGTTCGTACTGACCCTCTGA
- a CDS encoding aldehyde reductase produces the protein MSSTSTGTVLVTGGSGFLGGRVIAQALGKGYQVRTTVRTLSREAQVRRDVESMGVHAGDRLTFVEADLTADGGWAEAVADCRYVLHIASPFPGGEPDHEDDLIVPAREGTLRVLRAARDAGVERVVATSSFAAVGYGRAATERPFTENDWTDLDSGLPAYIRSKALAERAAWDFVEREGNGLQLATVAPVGIFGPVVGTDHSSSIDMITGLFSGAMPGVPRLYFAVVDVRDAADLHLKAMTDPRAAGERFIAAAGDAVSLHQIALAIRDRLGDAASAVPTTELPDETVRKAAEADPALQGVLSNLGRVRHVSNDKARTVLDWNPRSSDEAVVATAESLLELGLLPVAHPA, from the coding sequence ATGAGCAGCACTTCGACCGGTACCGTCCTGGTCACTGGAGGCTCCGGATTCCTGGGCGGCCGTGTCATCGCCCAGGCGCTCGGTAAGGGCTACCAGGTCCGCACCACGGTGCGGACCCTCAGCCGCGAGGCGCAGGTTCGCAGGGACGTGGAGTCCATGGGCGTGCACGCGGGTGACCGGCTCACTTTCGTGGAGGCGGACCTCACCGCGGATGGAGGGTGGGCCGAGGCGGTGGCAGACTGCCGCTACGTCCTGCACATCGCCTCCCCCTTCCCAGGCGGCGAGCCCGACCACGAGGACGACCTGATCGTCCCGGCCCGAGAAGGCACGCTGCGCGTGCTGCGTGCCGCCCGCGACGCAGGCGTCGAACGCGTGGTGGCCACCTCCTCGTTCGCCGCCGTCGGCTACGGCAGGGCCGCCACCGAACGGCCCTTCACCGAGAACGACTGGACCGACCTGGACAGCGGCCTCCCCGCCTACATCAGGTCCAAGGCGCTGGCCGAACGGGCCGCCTGGGACTTCGTCGAGCGCGAGGGCAACGGCCTCCAGCTCGCCACCGTCGCCCCGGTCGGCATCTTCGGCCCCGTCGTCGGCACCGACCACTCCTCCTCGATCGACATGATCACCGGCCTGTTCAGCGGCGCCATGCCGGGCGTACCCCGCCTGTACTTCGCCGTCGTCGATGTCCGGGACGCCGCCGACCTGCACCTCAAGGCCATGACCGACCCCAGGGCAGCCGGTGAACGCTTCATCGCCGCCGCCGGCGACGCCGTCTCCCTGCACCAGATCGCACTCGCCATCCGCGACCGGCTCGGCGACGCGGCCAGTGCCGTCCCGACCACCGAGCTTCCGGACGAGACGGTGCGCAAGGCCGCCGAGGCCGACCCGGCACTGCAGGGTGTGCTGTCCAACCTCGGCAGGGTCCGCCACGTCAGCAACGACAAGGCCCGTACCGTCCTCGACTGGAACCCCCGCAGCAGCGACGAAGCCGTCGTGGCCACCGCCGAAAGCCTCCTGGAGCTCGGCCTTCTGCCCGTCGCGCATCCCGCATAG
- a CDS encoding TetR/AcrR family transcriptional regulator, whose translation MSKQAPASNRRKRLTEEREREILDVTFDLVAEVGYEQATVDEVARRTKASTATLYRQWENKPKLVITAMMARKYPPLPHIDAGSLRDDLVALARMMPAPPPEGAPRLGIWQAVVSDPALAQALRDVLFAPYLDALRTILARHVERGTIRPDNPALAHSEMFLMGSVFVEKLFTGTEADADQLIAVMDALLLPALTS comes from the coding sequence ATGAGCAAGCAGGCACCGGCATCCAACCGGCGCAAGCGGCTGACGGAGGAGCGCGAGCGCGAGATCCTCGACGTCACCTTCGACCTGGTCGCCGAGGTCGGCTACGAGCAGGCGACCGTGGACGAGGTGGCCAGACGGACGAAAGCGAGCACGGCCACGCTGTACCGGCAATGGGAGAACAAGCCCAAGCTCGTGATCACGGCGATGATGGCGCGCAAGTATCCGCCCCTGCCGCACATCGACGCCGGTAGCCTCCGCGACGACCTGGTGGCGCTGGCCCGTATGATGCCGGCGCCACCCCCGGAGGGCGCCCCGAGGCTGGGAATCTGGCAGGCGGTCGTGTCCGACCCCGCCCTCGCCCAGGCCCTGAGGGATGTCCTGTTCGCCCCCTACCTCGACGCGCTGCGCACGATCCTGGCCCGGCACGTCGAGCGCGGAACGATCCGTCCCGACAATCCGGCTCTGGCGCACTCCGAGATGTTCCTGATGGGCAGCGTCTTCGTGGAGAAGCTCTTCACCGGCACCGAGGCGGACGCCGACCAGCTCATCGCGGTCATGGACGCCCTGCTGTTGCCGGCGCTGACCAGCTAG
- a CDS encoding MarR family winged helix-turn-helix transcriptional regulator translates to MSASMSEKEKQSGEPADPALDTDLGWAIRMVSSAFRRVATESVADLPGGARAYLVLVALAGGEPPSQLSLAKKVSLDRTVMTYLLDDLEAHELVTRRPDPRDRRARQVLITDTGRARLAQVRHSLAAAEGRLLADLDADDAAQLRTLLARVARTAQRESSAHDEAGC, encoded by the coding sequence GTGAGCGCTTCCATGTCCGAGAAGGAGAAACAGAGCGGCGAGCCCGCGGACCCGGCACTGGACACCGATCTGGGCTGGGCGATCCGCATGGTCTCCTCGGCGTTTCGCCGTGTGGCCACCGAGTCCGTCGCCGATCTGCCCGGGGGCGCGCGCGCCTACCTCGTCCTGGTCGCCCTCGCCGGCGGGGAGCCGCCCTCGCAGCTCTCCCTGGCCAAGAAGGTCAGCCTGGACCGCACCGTGATGACCTACCTGCTCGACGACCTCGAAGCACACGAGCTGGTCACCCGCAGGCCCGACCCCCGCGACCGCCGCGCCCGCCAAGTCCTCATCACCGACACCGGACGCGCCCGCCTCGCCCAGGTACGGCACAGCCTCGCCGCCGCCGAAGGACGCCTCCTCGCCGATCTCGACGCCGACGACGCCGCACAGCTACGCACCCTGCTCGCACGCGTCGCCCGGACCGCGCAGCGCGAATCGAGCGCCCACGACGAAGCGGGCTGCTGA
- a CDS encoding SDR family NAD(P)-dependent oxidoreductase encodes MSTSTRSTALQGRTALVTGATSGIGKAVAQSLARQGAEVVLHGRDLARGEALVKEIEAEGGSARFVAADLADAADTLRLASAAGAVDILVSNAGLYEFAPTATTDAASFDRHIAVNTRAPFLLVGALAPGMAERGHGSIVIVGSSAARQPAPIGAAYGASKAAAETLTRYWATEFGPAGVRVNAVSPGPVHTEGTEAMLGEHVAVLDTTNARGRAGQPGEIAEIVSFLAGPASSYVNGAVLFADGGERSALPA; translated from the coding sequence ATGAGCACCAGCACCCGCAGCACCGCTTTGCAGGGCCGCACCGCGCTCGTGACGGGAGCGACGTCGGGGATCGGCAAGGCCGTCGCGCAGAGCCTCGCCCGCCAGGGCGCCGAGGTCGTGTTGCACGGCCGGGACCTGGCCCGGGGGGAGGCGCTGGTCAAGGAGATCGAAGCCGAGGGCGGCAGCGCCCGTTTCGTCGCCGCGGACCTCGCCGACGCCGCTGACACGCTGCGCCTGGCGTCCGCGGCGGGAGCGGTGGACATCCTGGTGAGCAACGCGGGTCTGTACGAGTTCGCCCCGACGGCCACGACGGACGCCGCGAGCTTCGACCGGCACATCGCGGTCAACACCCGCGCTCCCTTCCTTCTGGTGGGTGCGCTGGCGCCGGGCATGGCCGAGCGGGGGCACGGCTCCATCGTGATCGTCGGCTCCAGCGCGGCCCGACAGCCCGCTCCGATCGGGGCCGCCTACGGTGCCTCCAAGGCCGCTGCGGAGACCCTGACCCGCTACTGGGCCACCGAGTTCGGTCCGGCCGGGGTGCGGGTCAACGCCGTCTCCCCTGGCCCCGTACACACCGAGGGCACCGAGGCGATGCTCGGGGAGCACGTCGCCGTCCTGGACACCACCAACGCGCGCGGACGTGCGGGTCAGCCCGGCGAGATCGCCGAGATCGTCTCGTTCCTGGCCGGCCCGGCCAGTTCCTACGTCAACGGTGCCGTCCTGTTCGCCGACGGCGGCGAGCGCAGCGCCCTCCCCGCCTGA
- a CDS encoding putative quinol monooxygenase gives MNALNKPQEDLRTTVVIAGRVFVPVEEVETFVAEARATSYPLAAANPGNVLMSFCVEDAATGAVTVLEQWTSQEALDRHVATPEITALLTAWGPRIRNEVRRFDVDETDLRS, from the coding sequence ATGAACGCGCTGAACAAGCCCCAGGAAGACCTCCGGACGACCGTCGTCATCGCCGGCCGGGTCTTCGTTCCCGTCGAGGAGGTCGAGACGTTCGTCGCCGAGGCACGGGCGACGTCGTACCCGCTCGCCGCGGCGAACCCGGGGAACGTGCTGATGTCGTTCTGCGTGGAGGACGCGGCGACCGGAGCCGTCACGGTGCTGGAGCAGTGGACGTCCCAGGAGGCTCTCGACCGGCACGTGGCCACACCGGAGATCACGGCGCTCCTCACCGCATGGGGCCCGCGGATACGCAATGAGGTGCGCAGGTTCGACGTCGACGAGACGGATCTCCGATCCTGA
- a CDS encoding MerR family transcriptional regulator, producing MRIGELAARTGVSVRSLRYYEEQGLLTSTRSAGGQRHYTEGDIERVVFIQRLYVAGLSSRTILELMPCRDAPSDENSDMALERMAKERDRLSAHIVELLGTRDSLDGLIAAAQAHRDTRRTAA from the coding sequence ATGCGGATCGGCGAACTCGCGGCGCGGACCGGGGTGAGTGTCCGTTCGCTGCGCTACTACGAGGAGCAGGGACTGCTCACCAGTACCCGCAGCGCCGGCGGGCAACGGCACTACACGGAAGGCGACATCGAGCGGGTCGTCTTCATTCAGCGGCTGTACGTGGCCGGGCTGTCCAGCCGCACCATCCTGGAACTGATGCCGTGCCGGGACGCGCCCAGCGACGAGAACTCCGACATGGCACTGGAACGTATGGCCAAGGAGCGCGACCGGCTTTCCGCCCACATCGTGGAGCTGCTCGGCACTCGTGACTCCCTCGACGGTCTGATCGCCGCGGCCCAGGCCCATCGCGACACCCGCAGGACCGCGGCATGA
- a CDS encoding antitoxin, with amino-acid sequence MRDGVRPPLRNHHEEAAEELGTTTKRDTINTALREVTARYRRLRALEEAREPAADGALDMDLLLDKRAYRPRGADSATDDHGTGADG; translated from the coding sequence TTGAGGGACGGTGTCCGCCCACCACTCCGCAACCACCACGAAGAAGCAGCCGAAGAACTCGGCACCACCACCAAGCGCGACACGATCAACACCGCTCTGCGGGAGGTCACGGCCCGCTACCGGCGGCTGCGCGCTCTTGAAGAAGCCCGCGAACCGGCGGCGGACGGCGCCCTCGACATGGATCTGCTGCTGGACAAGCGCGCGTACCGCCCCAGGGGCGCGGACTCGGCAACCGACGACCACGGTACCGGAGCGGACGGGTGA